The following DNA comes from Ignavibacteria bacterium.
CGGCTTTTATAAAGGTATAGATCTGAATAAAAAGAATACTTAAAGATTTAAAAATGAATTTAATTTATCAAAACTGGGCAAAGGCAGGATTAATAATTGCGCTTTCTATTATTTCATATGTATATCTTATAAGGAAACAAAATATTGCTCTTGCAGATAAATATATACTTCTTAACCTGGCATTTTTAATGCTGCACCAATTTGAAGAATATGTTTACCCCGGTGGTTTTAAAAATTATTTCAACACTAGGATATTCAATCCTTTCGGATTCTTTAAAAATAAACTTACTGATAAAGGAATATTCTGGGTTAACGTAATTCTTGGCTGGGGCTTGAATATTGCGGTATTTATAATTTTTAACGGCAATATCACAGCAATGCTGATAGTAATTACTGTATTATTTATAAACGGGATCATGCATTTTTTCATGGCATTCAAAACCAGGGATTACAATCCCGGCCTTGTGACCGGTGCAATATTTTTCATTCCGCTGGCAATGTATATTTACAGTAAATTATATTCCACCGGATTAATAAATGTTACGGATATTCTGTTAATATTT
Coding sequences within:
- a CDS encoding HXXEE domain-containing protein; its protein translation is MNLIYQNWAKAGLIIALSIISYVYLIRKQNIALADKYILLNLAFLMLHQFEEYVYPGGFKNYFNTRIFNPFGFFKNKLTDKGIFWVNVILGWGLNIAVFIIFNGNITAMLIVITVLFINGIMHFFMAFKTRDYNPGLVTGAIFFIPLAMYIYSKLYSTGLINVTDILLIFVYAVLLNLMIPITIYVTRDIK